A region of Streptomyces sp. NBC_01750 DNA encodes the following proteins:
- a CDS encoding CBS domain-containing protein — protein sequence MTTPAITIHANATLPQAARDHGPSADQTAAVVDADGILQGILSRADLLKVFLRPDDDLAAEVRREVGRPPVHGLPTGILVDVTDGVVTLGGTVRDGTLTAAR from the coding sequence ATGACCACTCCCGCGATCACCATTCACGCAAATGCCACCTTGCCGCAGGCCGCCCGGGACCATGGTCCGTCAGCGGATCAAACGGCGGCCGTGGTCGACGCCGACGGGATCCTCCAGGGCATCCTCAGCCGCGCCGACCTCCTCAAGGTCTTTCTCCGTCCCGACGACGACCTTGCCGCCGAGGTCCGGCGAGAAGTGGGTCGACCGCCTGTTCACGGTCTCCCGACAGGCATCCTCGTCGATGTCACTGACGGAGTCGTCACCCTCGGCGGCACCGTCCGCGATGGCACCCTCACAGCGGCGCGATGA
- a CDS encoding 4Fe-4S dicluster domain-containing protein — translation MTDSRDDGACTDTQTESVTLDREGLDALVGVLKRHGRTVVGPTVRDGAIVLAELDSADELPDGWGVELEAGQYRIRRRDDAAVFAHSAGPQSWKSFLHPERVRQWTADRTPGGDLSVREDAPRSVSYAFLGVRPCDLRAIRILDRVMTGGRYRDPAYRSRRTGAFLIAVECTEPGATCFCVSMGAGPAVDAGYDLALTEVLDAEGHRFLCRSGSEEGAAVLAELPHRSADDATRTAAAGAVRQAAERMGRSMPPVDLRTLMRDNLEAERWDDVTSRCLSCGNCTMVCPTCFCTTTEDITDLTGDHAERWRRWDSCYDLDFSALHTGPVRATPRSRYRQWLTHKLGTWHDQFDSSGCVGCGRCIVWCPTGIDLTVEAHALHDEATRTKGPGDVPGQC, via the coding sequence ATGACGGACTCCCGAGATGACGGAGCGTGTACCGACACGCAGACCGAGTCGGTGACCCTCGACCGTGAGGGCCTTGACGCGTTGGTGGGCGTCCTGAAGCGGCACGGCCGCACGGTGGTCGGTCCCACGGTGCGGGACGGCGCGATCGTGCTGGCCGAGTTGGACTCCGCGGACGAGTTGCCCGACGGCTGGGGTGTCGAGCTGGAGGCGGGGCAATACCGGATCCGGCGACGGGACGACGCCGCCGTGTTCGCGCACAGTGCGGGGCCGCAGTCGTGGAAGTCGTTCCTGCATCCGGAACGGGTGCGGCAGTGGACCGCGGACCGCACCCCCGGCGGCGACCTGTCGGTGCGCGAGGACGCGCCTCGGAGCGTCTCGTACGCGTTCCTCGGAGTGAGGCCGTGCGATCTGCGGGCTATTCGGATCCTGGACCGGGTGATGACCGGCGGCCGGTACCGGGACCCCGCCTACCGGTCCCGACGCACGGGGGCCTTCCTGATCGCCGTTGAGTGCACGGAGCCCGGAGCGACCTGCTTCTGCGTCTCGATGGGCGCAGGTCCGGCCGTGGATGCCGGGTACGACCTCGCGCTCACCGAGGTGCTGGACGCCGAGGGCCACCGCTTCCTGTGCAGGAGCGGCAGCGAGGAGGGCGCCGCCGTGCTGGCGGAACTCCCGCACCGGAGCGCGGACGACGCCACGCGCACCGCCGCTGCCGGGGCCGTGCGCCAGGCCGCCGAGCGCATGGGCCGGTCCATGCCGCCGGTCGACCTGCGCACCCTGATGCGTGACAACCTGGAGGCCGAGCGCTGGGACGACGTCACCTCTCGCTGTCTGAGCTGCGGCAACTGCACCATGGTCTGCCCGACGTGCTTCTGCACGACCACCGAGGACATCACCGATCTGACCGGCGACCACGCCGAACGCTGGCGCCGCTGGGATTCCTGCTACGACCTGGACTTCTCAGCGCTGCACACCGGTCCGGTCCGTGCCACGCCACGCAGCCGGTACCGCCAGTGGCTCACCCACAAGCTGGGCACGTGGCACGACCAGTTCGACAGCTCCGGATGCGTCGGCTGCGGGCGCTGCATCGTCTGGTGCCCCACCGGCATCGACCTCACAGTGGAGGCGCACGCCCTGCACGACGAGGCCACGAGGACAAAGGGGCCCGGTGACGTTCCCGGCCAGTGCTGA
- a CDS encoding cyclic nucleotide-binding domain-containing protein: MALAHQVSLPVSTRLFEEGERADRFWVIRSGMVALDVQVPGRGRAVVETLGAGHLLGWSWLCPPRQYHLGAEARSAITAWEFDASAVRDQCAAHPAFGLALVTLVAETIGDRLRATRTRLLDLYGPQGGGPPA; encoded by the coding sequence ATGGCGCTCGCGCACCAAGTCAGCCTTCCGGTGTCCACCCGGCTCTTCGAAGAGGGCGAGCGTGCCGACCGTTTCTGGGTCATCCGCTCGGGCATGGTCGCCCTCGACGTCCAGGTCCCCGGCCGCGGTCGTGCCGTCGTGGAGACGCTCGGCGCGGGTCATCTCCTCGGCTGGTCGTGGCTTTGCCCCCCGCGCCAGTATCATCTCGGGGCGGAGGCCAGGAGTGCCATCACCGCCTGGGAGTTCGATGCCTCTGCGGTCCGCGACCAGTGCGCTGCGCATCCGGCGTTCGGTCTGGCGCTGGTGACCCTGGTCGCCGAGACCATCGGAGACCGACTGCGCGCGACACGCACCCGGCTGCTCGACCTGTACGGGCCGCAGGGAGGCGGTCCGCCCGCATGA
- a CDS encoding FAD/NAD(P)-binding protein — protein sequence MTMVPLAYRLVDRRRETADTVTVDLEPTGEALHTFAPGQFAMVYAFGVGEIPVSVSRMTGERLTHTIRAVGAVSRALCDLPTGASVGVRGPFGTGWNAQAARGHDLLVLGGGIGLAPLRPLIHAVLSEPHAYGHVNVLAGARTPDDLLYQDEFPDWRHPFCGVTVDRPTGDWTARVGVVTSLIDEAHFSPRHTTAFVCGPEVMIRATARALVHRGVRADRIRVSLERNMRCATGHCGHCQLGPLLLCRDGPVVTHDVAEPLLAVREL from the coding sequence ATGACCATGGTCCCCCTTGCCTATCGCCTAGTGGATCGCCGACGTGAGACGGCCGACACGGTCACGGTCGACCTGGAGCCGACCGGGGAGGCCCTGCACACATTCGCGCCGGGTCAGTTCGCCATGGTGTACGCCTTCGGCGTCGGCGAGATCCCCGTCTCGGTCTCCCGCATGACCGGAGAACGGCTCACACACACGATCCGGGCGGTAGGTGCGGTGTCCCGGGCACTGTGCGATCTTCCGACGGGCGCGTCGGTCGGTGTACGCGGCCCGTTCGGCACCGGCTGGAACGCACAAGCGGCGCGCGGCCACGATCTGCTCGTCCTCGGTGGGGGGATCGGCCTTGCCCCCCTTCGCCCGCTGATCCATGCCGTCCTGTCCGAGCCGCACGCATACGGGCACGTGAACGTCCTCGCCGGTGCACGGACTCCGGACGATCTGCTGTACCAGGACGAGTTCCCCGACTGGAGACACCCCTTCTGCGGCGTCACGGTCGACCGACCTACCGGCGACTGGACCGCACGGGTCGGAGTCGTCACCTCTCTGATCGACGAAGCCCACTTCTCGCCGAGGCACACCACCGCATTCGTCTGCGGTCCCGAGGTCATGATCCGCGCAACCGCCCGGGCACTGGTCCACCGCGGCGTACGAGCCGACCGCATCCGGGTCTCCCTGGAACGCAACATGCGCTGCGCGACTGGCCACTGCGGGCACTGCCAGCTCGGACCGCTGCTGCTCTGCCGTGATGGTCCCGTCGTCACCCACGACGTGGCCGAACCCCTCCTCGCCGTAAGGGAGCTGTGA
- a CDS encoding oxidoreductase, translating into MSGPVQPPNSGRRPRVGVFKFASCDGCQLTLLDCEDDLLAIAEEIEVAHFLEASSDVGCGPYDLSLVEGSVTTAEDAERIRRIRAESRRLVTIGACATAGGVQALRNYADVTDYLQTVYARPDYIATLATSTPISAHVPVDFELRGCPIDRSQLLEVITAFLAGRKPGVPNHSVCFSCKRRGTVCVTVAHGTPCLGPVTHAGCGAICPAYGRGCYGCFGPSGTTNLPALVPLMRRDGMSDEDVRRFLHTFNVTAFAAVEEALEEEDLP; encoded by the coding sequence ATGAGTGGTCCTGTGCAGCCCCCGAATTCCGGCCGCCGCCCCCGAGTCGGCGTGTTCAAGTTCGCCTCGTGCGACGGCTGTCAGCTCACCCTCCTCGACTGCGAGGACGATCTGCTGGCCATCGCCGAAGAGATTGAAGTCGCCCACTTCCTCGAGGCATCCAGTGATGTCGGGTGCGGGCCGTACGACCTCTCACTCGTCGAGGGTTCGGTCACCACCGCCGAGGACGCGGAAAGAATCAGGCGCATCCGCGCCGAGTCCCGCCGTCTGGTCACCATCGGTGCCTGCGCCACGGCTGGAGGCGTTCAAGCTCTGCGCAACTACGCTGACGTCACCGATTACCTGCAGACGGTCTACGCTCGCCCCGATTACATCGCGACCCTCGCCACCTCGACCCCGATCTCCGCCCACGTGCCCGTCGACTTCGAGCTGCGCGGCTGTCCCATCGACCGCTCCCAGCTCCTGGAGGTCATCACCGCCTTCCTCGCCGGACGCAAGCCCGGCGTCCCGAACCACAGCGTCTGTTTCTCCTGCAAGCGTCGCGGTACCGTCTGCGTCACCGTCGCGCACGGCACGCCCTGCCTGGGGCCCGTAACGCACGCTGGCTGCGGAGCCATCTGCCCGGCCTACGGACGCGGTTGCTACGGCTGCTTCGGACCGTCCGGGACCACCAATCTGCCCGCCCTCGTTCCGCTGATGCGCCGCGACGGGATGAGCGACGAGGATGTCCGGAGGTTCCTGCACACCTTCAACGTCACCGCCTTCGCTGCTGTGGAAGAAGCCCTGGAGGAGGAAGACCTGCCGTGA
- a CDS encoding Ni/Fe hydrogenase subunit alpha: protein MTESAAVSRVLRIPALTRVEGEAALHLVIKGHTVIRAQLKIYEPPRFFEAFLRGRAHTEPPDITSRICGICPVAYQLSACRAVEDACGAVVDGQLSALRRLLYCGEWIESQTLHIHLLHAPDFLGYDDVFRMSRAHVTHVQRGLRLKQAGNAVIELLGGRAIHPVNVRLGGFHRTPARSELRPLAERLRIALEDAWDTVRWVSGFDFPDGECDVDLFALAEPDTYAIESGVPTVFPAGGTRTLHSFPVHVFPDHVAEEQVPHSTALHSRLDGRRHLTGSLARFAISGHLLSPLALQAAREAGLGDPPLLPRAGAALDRGSTNPYRSILVRAVEVLYAVEEALRIIDAYEPPPRPHVDVPPRAAVGHGATEAPRGLLYHRYALDSEGRITEACLVPPTAQNQGAIEEDLRHAVQAELARGVVDESELARLCERVIRNHDPCISCSAHFLDLDIERHGSQAKAAD from the coding sequence GTGACCGAGTCCGCCGCCGTATCGCGCGTTCTGCGCATCCCGGCACTCACCCGCGTCGAGGGTGAGGCCGCGCTGCATCTGGTGATCAAGGGCCACACCGTCATCAGGGCCCAGCTGAAAATCTATGAACCCCCGCGGTTCTTCGAAGCCTTCCTCCGCGGCCGCGCTCACACCGAACCTCCCGACATCACCTCGCGCATCTGCGGTATCTGCCCGGTCGCCTACCAGCTGAGTGCCTGCCGGGCCGTCGAGGACGCATGCGGAGCAGTCGTCGACGGGCAACTCTCCGCTCTGCGCCGCCTGCTGTACTGCGGCGAGTGGATCGAGAGCCAGACCCTGCACATTCATTTGCTGCACGCCCCGGACTTCCTCGGCTACGACGACGTGTTCCGCATGTCCCGTGCGCACGTCACTCACGTGCAACGCGGGCTGCGGCTGAAGCAGGCGGGCAACGCCGTGATCGAACTGCTCGGCGGACGCGCGATCCACCCCGTCAACGTCCGCCTCGGCGGATTCCATCGCACTCCCGCGCGCTCCGAACTCCGGCCCCTGGCAGAGCGCCTGCGCATCGCTCTGGAGGACGCCTGGGACACCGTGCGCTGGGTCTCCGGCTTCGACTTCCCCGACGGCGAGTGCGACGTCGACCTGTTCGCTCTCGCCGAGCCCGACACGTATGCCATCGAGTCCGGCGTGCCCACCGTGTTCCCGGCCGGCGGGACACGGACGCTGCACAGCTTTCCCGTCCACGTATTCCCGGACCACGTCGCCGAGGAGCAGGTCCCGCACTCCACCGCCCTCCACTCCAGGCTGGACGGCCGTCGGCACCTCACCGGCTCCCTCGCCCGGTTCGCCATCAGCGGCCACCTGCTCTCCCCATTGGCCCTCCAAGCTGCACGGGAGGCCGGACTGGGCGATCCTCCGCTGCTCCCCCGCGCAGGCGCCGCCCTGGACAGGGGCTCCACGAACCCGTACCGAAGCATCCTCGTCCGGGCCGTCGAGGTTCTGTACGCGGTCGAGGAGGCCCTCCGGATCATCGACGCGTACGAGCCTCCGCCACGACCACATGTGGACGTGCCTCCCCGGGCTGCGGTCGGGCACGGTGCCACCGAGGCTCCGCGCGGACTGCTCTACCACCGCTACGCGCTCGACAGCGAGGGCCGCATCACCGAAGCCTGCCTGGTCCCGCCGACCGCACAGAACCAGGGCGCGATCGAGGAGGACCTGCGCCATGCCGTTCAGGCAGAACTGGCGCGCGGAGTGGTGGACGAGTCCGAGCTCGCCCGGCTGTGCGAACGGGTCATCCGGAACCACGACCCGTGCATCTCCTGCTCGGCCCATTTCCTCGACCTGGACATCGAACGGCATGGCTCGCAGGCCAAGGCCGCAGACTGA
- a CDS encoding CBS domain-containing protein, with the protein MSSPPVGVTPGTSLREAAGRMASRQSAVLACDEGGLHGILTDRDLVVRAMAAGLGPHTPVREVMSAPVLTIGTGADLAQVYGTFRRNNIRRLPVVTGTTPVGMLTVDDPLRDATQRLTDLLGPISWSALREDRPSPKPQAPGRPQQPDPDSEGRRIAGQ; encoded by the coding sequence ATGAGCTCACCTCCCGTCGGCGTCACTCCGGGCACCAGCCTGCGGGAGGCCGCTGGGCGGATGGCGAGCAGGCAGTCGGCGGTTCTGGCGTGCGACGAGGGCGGTCTGCACGGCATCCTCACCGACCGCGATCTCGTGGTCCGGGCCATGGCCGCCGGGCTGGGTCCCCACACGCCGGTCAGGGAAGTGATGTCCGCACCGGTGCTCACCATCGGCACCGGTGCGGACCTGGCCCAGGTCTATGGCACCTTCCGGCGCAACAACATCCGACGGCTGCCCGTCGTCACCGGCACCACGCCCGTCGGCATGCTGACCGTCGACGATCCGCTGCGCGATGCGACACAGCGGCTCACCGACCTGCTCGGGCCGATCTCGTGGAGCGCCTTGCGAGAAGACCGCCCAAGCCCCAAGCCTCAGGCACCGGGACGCCCCCAGCAACCCGACCCCGACTCCGAAGGACGGCGCATCGCCGGGCAGTGA